The region AATGGAAAGCAGCTACCAACCCCAATACTTATAACGAAGCCAGAAGTTATTCATGCGGAAATCAACGCAATCGCAAAGCTTGCGGCCTCCACAGAGTCAGGAAAGGGCGCGGCTCTATTCGTATATCCCTGCTCACCATGCATGGAGTGTGCTAAGCTGATATATGCTGCTGGCATTTTGGAGATATATTTCACAGAAGAATATCATAATAGCGATGGATTATACTTTCTGAAGAAAGTTGGCATGAAGGTTTTCCAAATAAAATGAAGCTATGATAGCAACTTCAACAGCCGAACA is a window of Alphaproteobacteria bacterium DNA encoding:
- a CDS encoding deaminase, translating into NGKQLPTPILITKPEVIHAEINAIAKLAASTESGKGAALFVYPCSPCMECAKLIYAAGILEIYFTEEYHNSDGLYFLKKVGMKVFQIK